From Salinicoccus roseus, one genomic window encodes:
- a CDS encoding ATP-binding cassette domain-containing protein, giving the protein MKLNMPKKYLILYALMSALGVSAFIMFGHHLSMMLEDIVMEGAAPGVDGLMWVALFFLLYALMSALYKVVGARVANSRIEALAGRVVSTIDDQTRKHSESMLNAIFVHLEKYRPFEKVFIPTVIQTMVKLTVIIAAMFLIHRNAAFIMLFTAPFVPLYYVLVGLRTKDESEAQAAQFDELGTLFLNLIRGKNTVRHTGAENTVIGKLKQYNERYVRETMHILKYAFQSTLMLEFITILGIGLIALEVGLQIIIFDGITFYAAFFTLLLAPEFYNALKVLGIEFHNGKLSQGHLERIEEWLATDSAREDYRTFGATSDSVALEGVSLGYGEDMLLEDVDMTLPKTGFVAITGPSGIGKSTFIHMLLGLHPPEQGTVALSNEDIGYISDEVYFSDTTIHDYVSDGEYEEQEVVHILDQLGLMDSLDNLEKGIHTPIVNHNIPLSGGEIVRLKIARVLIRRPSIILMDEPTEFLDATTEALIMEHLAELKQEAAIVAVVHRRKLLNIADRHYTFSNRQITLAKGAS; this is encoded by the coding sequence ATGAAGCTGAACATGCCAAAGAAATACCTTATATTGTATGCCCTCATGTCCGCACTTGGAGTTTCAGCATTCATCATGTTCGGACATCATCTGTCCATGATGCTTGAGGATATCGTAATGGAGGGCGCTGCCCCGGGTGTCGACGGCCTGATGTGGGTGGCCCTGTTCTTCCTTCTTTATGCCCTGATGTCTGCACTCTACAAGGTTGTCGGAGCACGTGTGGCGAATTCAAGGATTGAAGCACTTGCTGGCCGGGTGGTCTCCACTATAGACGATCAGACGCGGAAGCATTCTGAGTCGATGCTCAACGCCATCTTCGTACATCTCGAGAAATATCGGCCATTCGAGAAGGTCTTCATCCCGACAGTCATCCAGACGATGGTCAAGCTTACCGTCATCATTGCTGCGATGTTCCTGATCCACAGGAACGCAGCCTTCATCATGCTGTTTACGGCGCCGTTCGTTCCGCTCTACTATGTGCTTGTGGGTCTCCGCACCAAGGATGAATCGGAGGCGCAGGCTGCCCAGTTCGATGAGCTCGGGACACTTTTCCTCAACCTCATCAGGGGAAAGAACACGGTGAGGCACACCGGGGCTGAAAATACGGTGATCGGGAAGCTCAAACAGTACAACGAAAGATATGTCAGGGAGACCATGCATATTCTGAAGTATGCCTTCCAGTCCACACTGATGCTTGAATTCATTACGATACTCGGCATCGGACTGATTGCACTGGAGGTTGGACTTCAGATCATCATATTTGATGGCATCACATTCTATGCGGCGTTCTTCACCCTGCTGCTCGCGCCTGAATTCTATAATGCGCTGAAGGTGCTCGGCATCGAGTTCCATAATGGCAAGCTTTCGCAGGGTCATCTGGAACGCATCGAAGAGTGGCTCGCCACTGACTCTGCCAGGGAGGACTACAGAACATTCGGAGCCACCTCCGATTCGGTTGCACTCGAAGGTGTCTCGCTCGGCTACGGTGAGGATATGCTGCTGGAAGATGTCGATATGACATTGCCGAAGACGGGATTCGTCGCCATCACCGGACCGTCCGGCATCGGCAAAAGCACCTTCATACACATGCTGCTTGGACTGCATCCGCCGGAGCAGGGTACAGTCGCCCTCTCCAATGAGGATATCGGATATATTTCAGATGAAGTCTACTTCTCCGACACGACCATCCATGATTATGTATCGGATGGCGAGTATGAGGAGCAGGAAGTTGTCCATATACTGGATCAGCTCGGACTGATGGACAGCCTGGACAACCTGGAGAAAGGGATCCATACACCGATAGTGAACCACAACATCCCCCTCTCTGGCGGGGAAATCGTCAGACTCAAGATTGCGCGCGTCCTGATAAGGCGCCCCAGCATCATACTGATGGATGAGCCGACGGAATTCCTCGACGCTACGACTGAAGCGCTCATCATGGAGCACTTGGCGGAACTCAAACAGGAGGCGGCGATCGTGGCAGTCGTCCACCGGAGGAAACTGCTCAATATTGCAGACCGCCACTATACATTCAGCAACAGGCAGATCACCCTCGCGAAAGGGGCATCGTGA
- the moaA gene encoding GTP 3',8-cyclase MoaA, producing the protein MVESITDKFGRPIRDLRISVTDRCNFRCSYCMPKEIFGDDFEFMKKDELLSFEELERIAKIYASLGVKKLRITGGEPLLRKDLHELIARLNQIEGIEDIGMTTNGLLLKKHGKKLYDAGLRRLNISLDAMDDELFGQINDRGIGTSRIIEQIEYAISLGFEIKINMVVQKGLNEHEILPMARFFKTMPVTLRFIEFMDVGNDNGWNFDKVITKKEILAMLEDEFDIEPLNPAYYGEVAKVYRHKDAESYLGFITSVSESFCSTCTRARLSSDGKFYGCLFAVEGFDIKQIMREGISDDELVEVLTGVWNKRDDRYSDLRTEITAENRRKRNKINMSYIGG; encoded by the coding sequence ATGGTAGAAAGCATTACAGATAAATTTGGCAGGCCGATCCGTGATTTGAGGATATCAGTGACTGACCGTTGCAACTTCAGGTGCAGCTACTGCATGCCGAAGGAGATTTTCGGGGACGATTTCGAATTCATGAAGAAGGACGAGCTCCTTTCATTTGAAGAATTGGAGCGCATCGCAAAAATCTATGCGTCACTCGGTGTCAAAAAGCTGCGGATCACAGGGGGGGAACCCTTGTTGAGAAAAGATCTGCACGAGCTGATCGCCCGGCTCAACCAAATAGAAGGCATCGAAGATATCGGAATGACGACAAACGGGCTGCTGCTCAAGAAGCATGGCAAGAAGTTGTATGATGCGGGGCTGAGAAGGCTCAACATCAGCCTTGATGCGATGGATGATGAGCTGTTCGGTCAGATCAACGACCGCGGCATCGGTACATCGAGGATCATCGAGCAGATCGAGTATGCCATATCCCTCGGCTTTGAAATAAAGATCAACATGGTTGTCCAGAAAGGCCTCAATGAACATGAGATACTCCCTATGGCGCGGTTCTTCAAGACGATGCCCGTCACGCTCAGGTTTATAGAATTCATGGATGTGGGCAACGATAATGGCTGGAACTTTGATAAGGTGATCACGAAGAAGGAAATTCTTGCGATGCTCGAGGACGAGTTCGATATTGAACCCCTGAATCCCGCCTACTATGGCGAAGTGGCAAAAGTCTACCGCCATAAAGATGCAGAATCCTATCTTGGCTTCATTACAAGTGTTTCGGAAAGCTTCTGTTCCACATGTACACGCGCGCGGCTTTCATCCGACGGCAAGTTCTATGGCTGCCTGTTTGCTGTGGAAGGTTTCGACATCAAGCAGATTATGCGGGAAGGCATTTCAGACGATGAACTGGTTGAAGTGCTGACAGGTGTATGGAACAAGCGCGATGACCGGTATTCGGATCTCCGGACCGAGATTACAGCGGAAAACCGGCGCAAGAGGAATAAAATCAATATGAGCTATATAGGCGGCTGA
- the mobA gene encoding molybdenum cofactor guanylyltransferase, whose translation MTETIGIVLAGGNSTRFGEDKAFFELEGRPMYKHALDALVESGECDRIAISTNARLKAHFNGHQTVVDHPEFQDQGPLGGLFALAEAFPGQRLLVVTCDVPYVSPSWLQILHDRAVEHKDAIIVTKEAERLHPLIAVYQGSDLSRTIRQLLEENRRSMRALFEKKEMIEVDAALHDIDNGTFMNINRKTDIH comes from the coding sequence ATGACGGAGACAATCGGCATCGTGTTGGCCGGGGGCAACTCAACGCGTTTCGGAGAGGACAAGGCATTCTTCGAACTGGAGGGCAGGCCGATGTACAAGCATGCTCTCGATGCCCTCGTCGAATCCGGGGAGTGCGACCGGATAGCGATCAGTACAAATGCACGTCTGAAAGCACACTTCAACGGCCATCAGACGGTTGTGGACCATCCTGAATTCCAGGATCAGGGTCCCCTCGGGGGACTCTTTGCATTGGCGGAAGCTTTTCCGGGACAAAGGCTCCTCGTCGTAACATGTGACGTCCCCTATGTGTCGCCGTCCTGGCTGCAGATACTGCATGACCGGGCGGTCGAGCATAAAGATGCGATCATCGTTACGAAGGAAGCCGAACGCCTCCACCCGCTCATTGCCGTGTACCAGGGCAGCGATCTGTCGAGAACCATCAGACAGCTGCTGGAAGAGAATCGGCGGAGCATGCGTGCTTTATTTGAAAAGAAGGAAATGATCGAAGTGGATGCAGCGCTTCATGACATCGATAACGGAACGTTCATGAATATAAACAGAAAGACGGACATTCACTGA
- the moaD gene encoding molybdopterin converting factor subunit 1 codes for MKVMLFAGLKEKVGESRIILDGPSAMTAGELKQAIYAQFPSLEGDVFQVACNESFVKDDQVIDDDDEVALIPPVSGG; via the coding sequence ATGAAAGTAATGCTGTTTGCAGGATTGAAGGAAAAGGTCGGGGAAAGCCGGATTATACTGGATGGCCCCAGCGCCATGACGGCCGGCGAATTGAAGCAGGCAATATACGCGCAGTTCCCATCACTCGAGGGGGATGTGTTCCAGGTGGCCTGCAACGAGTCGTTCGTCAAGGATGACCAGGTCATAGATGACGACGATGAGGTTGCACTGATTCCGCCAGTGAGCGGTGGATGA
- a CDS encoding molybdenum cofactor biosynthesis protein MoaE has translation MKQFEVVDEPIDINRYHEYTIDEKQGAVCMFTGHVREWTKGTRTVHLEYEAYKPMAEKKLAQIGEEISERWPGVRTTIAHRVGKLEISDIAVVIVTSAPHRKDSYRANEYAIERIKEIVPIWKKEVWEDGEEWMGDQRQYHPSLEEK, from the coding sequence ATGAAACAGTTTGAAGTAGTGGATGAGCCGATTGACATCAATCGGTATCACGAATATACAATAGATGAAAAGCAGGGCGCCGTATGCATGTTCACCGGACATGTCAGGGAGTGGACGAAAGGGACACGGACCGTCCATCTGGAATATGAAGCATACAAGCCGATGGCGGAGAAGAAGCTCGCCCAGATCGGGGAAGAGATCAGCGAACGCTGGCCGGGAGTCCGGACGACGATTGCACACCGTGTCGGAAAGCTTGAAATTTCGGATATTGCGGTCGTCATCGTGACGAGTGCCCCACACAGAAAAGACAGCTACCGCGCCAATGAATATGCCATCGAGCGCATCAAGGAGATCGTCCCCATCTGGAAGAAGGAAGTATGGGAAGACGGAGAAGAATGGATGGGCGACCAGCGCCAGTATCATCCAAGCTTGGAGGAGAAATGA
- the mobB gene encoding molybdopterin-guanine dinucleotide biosynthesis protein B, which translates to MKVLQVVGFKNTGKTTLIQRMVALLKSKGKRVAVIKHHHLDKGVIDAGTDTGSFLEKGADFTILNTPNMSVRTENVQPSLEAQMMQLAGEVDVLLIEGYKREEYPKIVLTHSFTDGHTNVDKIGLRNVLKHADMRYDEGNIIQWFEEWSSDDETV; encoded by the coding sequence ATGAAGGTTCTGCAGGTCGTCGGATTCAAGAATACCGGCAAGACGACCCTGATCCAGCGTATGGTTGCGCTGCTGAAATCAAAAGGTAAACGGGTGGCAGTCATCAAGCACCACCATCTGGATAAAGGTGTCATCGATGCAGGTACAGATACAGGCAGCTTCCTTGAAAAAGGGGCAGATTTCACAATACTCAATACGCCGAATATGTCGGTGCGGACTGAAAATGTACAGCCGTCCCTGGAGGCTCAGATGATGCAGCTTGCCGGGGAGGTCGATGTATTATTGATAGAAGGCTACAAACGGGAGGAATACCCCAAAATCGTACTCACCCACTCTTTTACGGATGGTCACACAAATGTAGATAAAATAGGCCTCCGGAATGTTTTAAAGCATGCTGATATGCGGTATGATGAGGGTAATATTATCCAATGGTTTGAAGAATGGAGTTCTGATGATGAAACAGTTTGA
- a CDS encoding molybdopterin molybdotransferase MoeA — MNLNRTPIPVTEAVERVVERIKPLSVETVSHTESYGRILGEDLKATMDVPLFDKSAMDGFAIRAADSSGASGENRVEFEVVAEVPAGSTSDYELKQNEAFRIMTGAPVPESADAVVMFEQTRQAGNTFTVRKSFNAGENIAIRGEECREGEKIVPEGTFINPGAVATLATFGYKHVKVYRQPIVGILATGSELVDIDAPLKPGKIRNSNGPMILSQLKRMNIDGRMYALEADDFDALLGRVREMLQEVDAIITTGGVSVGDYDHLPKLYEALGAVELFNKVGMRPGSVTTVSMLDDTPLFGLSGNPSACYTGFELFARPALLKMMGHDRIHAPILDAVLDGDFKKANPFTRFVRAEIDYRDGRVYARPAGFNKSNAVTSIARSNGIIVLPGGTRGYEKGDGVKVMMTDMTTGTPQFDL, encoded by the coding sequence ATGAATTTGAATCGTACACCCATCCCAGTGACGGAAGCAGTGGAGCGGGTCGTGGAACGCATAAAGCCACTGTCTGTCGAAACGGTTTCCCATACAGAAAGTTATGGCCGTATTCTTGGTGAAGACTTGAAGGCGACCATGGATGTGCCGTTGTTCGACAAATCTGCGATGGATGGTTTCGCAATCCGCGCAGCAGACAGTTCGGGGGCATCCGGGGAAAATAGGGTCGAATTTGAAGTCGTCGCCGAGGTCCCGGCCGGTTCGACAAGCGACTACGAACTGAAGCAGAATGAAGCCTTCCGCATCATGACGGGTGCGCCGGTCCCAGAGAGTGCCGATGCAGTCGTCATGTTTGAGCAGACGCGGCAGGCGGGAAATACATTTACTGTAAGGAAATCATTCAATGCTGGGGAAAACATCGCCATCCGGGGTGAGGAGTGCAGGGAGGGCGAAAAGATAGTGCCCGAGGGCACCTTCATCAATCCAGGCGCTGTGGCAACATTGGCAACATTCGGCTATAAGCATGTGAAGGTATACCGTCAGCCGATTGTCGGGATACTTGCGACCGGCAGCGAACTGGTGGACATCGATGCCCCGCTTAAGCCCGGAAAGATAAGGAATTCCAACGGACCGATGATTTTGAGCCAACTGAAACGGATGAATATCGACGGACGCATGTATGCACTGGAGGCGGATGATTTTGATGCGCTCCTCGGAAGGGTGCGCGAGATGCTCCAGGAAGTGGACGCGATCATCACGACCGGCGGTGTCTCCGTCGGCGATTATGATCATCTTCCGAAGCTCTACGAAGCACTGGGTGCTGTAGAGTTGTTCAATAAGGTCGGCATGCGGCCGGGCAGCGTCACGACGGTGAGCATGCTCGATGATACTCCGCTCTTTGGTCTGAGCGGGAATCCTTCGGCCTGCTATACCGGTTTCGAGCTCTTCGCGAGGCCGGCTCTCCTCAAGATGATGGGGCACGACCGCATCCATGCGCCGATTCTTGATGCGGTGCTTGATGGAGACTTCAAAAAGGCGAACCCCTTCACCCGCTTTGTCCGGGCTGAGATCGACTACCGTGACGGCCGGGTATATGCCAGACCAGCCGGCTTCAACAAATCGAATGCGGTCACATCGATTGCCAGGAGCAACGGCATCATCGTCCTGCCCGGGGGCACGAGAGGCTATGAAAAAGGGGACGGTGTCAAAGTCATGATGACCGACATGACGACCGGCACACCGCAATTCGACCTATGA
- the moaC gene encoding cyclic pyranopterin monophosphate synthase MoaC, whose translation MSEFTHFNPEGRARMVDVSDKEVTTRTAAARSILGVTEEIHQAITGGKVKKGDVLSVAQVAGIMAAKNTHQIIPMCHPLPLSGVDISFHWDLEDGHFLHIEATVKTTGRTGVEMEALTAASAAALTVYDMCKAIDKGMVIHETALLSKTGGKSGDYHINK comes from the coding sequence ATGTCGGAATTCACTCATTTCAACCCGGAGGGCAGAGCCCGCATGGTCGATGTATCAGATAAAGAAGTGACGACCCGTACAGCCGCCGCCAGAAGCATCCTCGGCGTAACCGAGGAAATCCATCAGGCAATTACCGGCGGCAAGGTAAAAAAGGGGGATGTCCTGTCAGTGGCACAGGTTGCAGGCATCATGGCAGCGAAGAACACACATCAGATCATCCCGATGTGCCATCCGCTCCCCCTTTCCGGCGTCGATATATCGTTCCATTGGGATCTTGAGGACGGCCATTTCCTTCATATCGAGGCGACGGTCAAAACGACCGGCCGGACAGGCGTGGAGATGGAGGCCTTGACCGCAGCCAGTGCCGCCGCCCTCACCGTCTATGATATGTGCAAAGCCATCGACAAGGGCATGGTCATCCATGAGACGGCGCTCCTGTCAAAAACCGGAGGAAAGTCCGGAGACTACCATATCAACAAATAA